In a genomic window of Bradyrhizobium ontarionense:
- a CDS encoding efflux RND transporter periplasmic adaptor subunit produces MIKRMTIMLAVMAVLFGGLYGFQSFKGIMIAKAIGAMANPPQTVSTAVAETAPWRSNLTAVGSLRAVNGADLALQAAGIVQSIQFNSGDAVEAGQQLLQLVATDDVAKLQSLQATAENYAIVVKRDEEQIKFNAVSQATLDSDRANLKNAQALVTQQKAIVEQKTLKAPFAGRLGIRAVDLGQFLSAGTTIVTLQSLDPIFVDFYLPQQSLADIRIGQDVGIAVDAFPAERFTGQISAINAKVDSGSRNVQVRATLHNDAARLLPGMFAKVEIATGSPEQFVTLPLTAIVSNPYGDLVYVVDDLKDGQGKARQMFVKSKPAKGDRIAITDGIKPGETVVIAGQIKLRNGSPVKIDNSHVPVAEAAPNVVDQ; encoded by the coding sequence ATGATCAAACGCATGACGATCATGCTGGCCGTCATGGCCGTTCTATTCGGCGGCCTCTACGGCTTCCAGAGCTTCAAGGGCATCATGATCGCCAAGGCAATCGGCGCCATGGCGAACCCGCCGCAGACGGTCTCGACCGCGGTCGCGGAGACGGCGCCCTGGCGCTCCAACCTCACTGCCGTCGGCTCGCTGCGCGCCGTGAACGGCGCCGATCTGGCGCTGCAGGCCGCAGGCATCGTGCAGAGCATCCAGTTCAATTCGGGTGACGCCGTCGAAGCCGGTCAGCAATTGCTTCAACTCGTCGCGACCGACGACGTCGCCAAGCTGCAATCGCTGCAGGCCACCGCCGAGAACTACGCCATCGTCGTCAAGCGCGACGAGGAGCAGATCAAGTTCAACGCGGTCAGCCAGGCCACGCTCGACAGCGACCGCGCCAATCTGAAGAACGCGCAGGCTCTCGTGACGCAGCAGAAAGCGATCGTCGAGCAGAAGACCCTGAAGGCGCCGTTCGCCGGCCGGCTCGGCATCCGCGCCGTCGATCTCGGACAGTTTCTCAGCGCCGGCACCACGATCGTGACGCTGCAGAGCCTCGATCCGATCTTCGTCGACTTCTATCTGCCGCAGCAATCGCTCGCCGACATCCGGATCGGCCAGGACGTCGGCATCGCCGTCGATGCCTTCCCCGCCGAGCGCTTCACCGGCCAGATCTCGGCGATCAACGCCAAGGTCGATTCCGGCAGCCGCAACGTTCAGGTTCGCGCCACCCTGCACAACGATGCAGCGCGGCTGCTGCCGGGCATGTTCGCCAAGGTGGAGATCGCGACCGGCAGCCCTGAGCAGTTCGTGACGCTGCCTTTGACGGCGATCGTCAGCAACCCTTACGGCGATCTCGTCTACGTCGTCGACGATCTCAAGGACGGCCAGGGCAAGGCGCGACAGATGTTCGTGAAGAGCAAGCCGGCCAAGGGCGACCGGATCGCGATCACCGACGGCATCAAGCCGGGCGAGACCGTCGTGATCGCGGGCCAGATCAAGCTGCGCAACGGCAGTCCGGTCAAGATCGACAACTCGCACGTGCCCGTCGCCGAGGCGGCACCGAACGTCGTCGACCAGTAA
- a CDS encoding efflux RND transporter permease subunit produces the protein MRFTDIFIRRPVLALVVSALILVLGLRSMTTLAILQYPRTQNAIVTVSTAYAGADSDIIAGFITTPLENAIAQANGIDYMTSTSVTGSSTITVNLRLNYDSGKAMTEINAKVNSVLNQLPTGTQQPTLTLKVGQTIDSMYIGFASDVLAPNQITDYLTRVVQPKLQAVSGVQTAELLGAKKFALRAWLDPDKLAAYGLTATDVSTALSGNDYISGLGTTKGRLVQVDLAAATNLHSLEQYRNLVVKQVNGAIIRLRDVASVTLGNDDYDSATRFNGRTAVYIGIQVAPTANLLDVINGVKAILPELQRQLPNGITSEILYDSTDFVNSSIDEVIHTLVEAIGIVIVVVFMFLGSWRSVLIPVIAIPLSLIGTFGLMLLMGFSINLLTLLALVLAIGLVVDDAIIVVESVHRLIDEGVPPVEAAIQSARALASPIIAMTVVLIAVYVPVGFQGGLTGALFTEFAFTLAGAVTVSAVIALTLSPMNCAWLLRRTERDATTLEARLVRAIDHVLERLAHGYRGLLESVFTTKPVVVVFALLMLAMIPWLYVSSTSELAPDEDQGIVLSLTNSAPSATLEQRQFYGQQLYGLIAQRPETRTVFQIDTSTQVIGGWVLKPWDQRKATTKTLQPEFQQLLNGIAGARSVAFQPSPLPGSNGLPIQFVIGSTGTFGELNDVSRDFMAKALASGRFIFLDSDLKIDKPQTTVVFDRDKAADLGLKMSDLGGALATMLGGNYLDYFSLEGRSYKVIPQVRQNDRLTDSQLLDYSIRTSGNAMVPLSTVARLEHKTIPESLNHFQQINAATISGVAMPGVAMGDALATLKDISKSLPSGYSIDYGGASRQLEQESGGFVTTFVFALIIIFLALAALFNSFVDPIIILVSVPMSLAGALIFISLGIGGASINIYTQVGLVTLMGLVSKHGILMVEVANELREHGKDRTEAIIEAATVRLRPILMTTAAMVLGVIPLITASGAGAVSRFNMGLVIATGLAIGTLFTLFVVPVVYALIAHRGAPAEATSQAAGATVAP, from the coding sequence ATGCGTTTCACAGACATCTTCATCCGCCGGCCGGTGCTGGCGCTCGTCGTCAGCGCCCTCATCCTGGTGCTCGGCCTGCGCTCGATGACGACGCTGGCGATCCTGCAATATCCGCGGACGCAGAATGCGATCGTCACCGTGAGCACGGCCTATGCCGGCGCCGATTCCGACATCATCGCCGGCTTCATCACGACGCCGTTGGAGAACGCGATCGCCCAGGCCAACGGCATCGACTACATGACCTCGACCAGCGTCACCGGCAGCAGCACCATCACGGTGAACCTGCGGCTCAACTATGATTCCGGCAAGGCGATGACCGAGATCAACGCCAAGGTGAACTCGGTGCTGAACCAGCTGCCGACCGGCACGCAGCAGCCGACCCTGACCTTGAAGGTCGGGCAGACCATCGACTCGATGTATATTGGCTTCGCCAGCGACGTGCTCGCGCCGAACCAGATCACCGACTACCTCACGCGCGTGGTGCAGCCGAAGCTGCAGGCCGTCTCCGGCGTGCAGACCGCCGAGCTGCTCGGCGCCAAGAAATTCGCGCTGCGCGCCTGGCTCGATCCCGACAAACTCGCCGCCTATGGCCTGACCGCGACCGACGTGTCGACGGCGCTGTCGGGCAACGATTACATCTCCGGTCTCGGCACCACCAAGGGCCGTCTCGTCCAGGTCGACCTCGCCGCCGCGACCAACCTGCATTCGCTCGAACAATATCGCAACCTGGTCGTGAAGCAGGTCAACGGCGCCATCATCCGCCTGCGGGACGTCGCAAGTGTCACGCTCGGCAATGACGACTACGATTCGGCGACCCGCTTCAACGGCAGGACCGCGGTCTATATCGGCATCCAGGTGGCGCCGACCGCCAACCTGCTCGACGTCATCAACGGCGTCAAGGCGATCCTTCCCGAGCTGCAGCGGCAATTGCCGAACGGCATCACCAGCGAGATCCTCTACGACTCCACCGACTTCGTGAACTCGTCCATCGACGAGGTGATCCATACGCTGGTGGAGGCGATCGGGATCGTGATCGTCGTCGTGTTCATGTTCCTGGGGTCGTGGCGCTCGGTGCTGATCCCGGTGATCGCCATTCCGCTGTCGCTGATCGGCACCTTCGGCCTGATGCTGCTGATGGGCTTCTCCATCAACCTGCTGACCTTGCTGGCGCTGGTGCTCGCGATCGGCCTCGTCGTCGACGACGCCATCATCGTCGTGGAGAGCGTGCACCGCCTGATCGACGAGGGCGTGCCGCCGGTCGAAGCGGCGATCCAGTCGGCGCGGGCACTGGCGAGCCCGATCATCGCGATGACCGTGGTGCTGATCGCGGTCTACGTGCCCGTCGGCTTCCAGGGCGGCCTGACCGGCGCCCTGTTCACCGAATTCGCCTTCACGCTCGCCGGCGCCGTCACCGTCTCTGCGGTGATCGCGCTAACGCTGTCGCCGATGAACTGCGCCTGGCTGCTGCGCCGGACCGAGCGCGATGCCACCACGCTGGAGGCGCGCCTGGTCCGCGCCATCGACCACGTGCTCGAACGGCTCGCGCATGGCTATCGCGGCTTGCTCGAAAGCGTGTTCACCACCAAGCCGGTGGTCGTGGTGTTCGCGCTGCTGATGCTGGCGATGATTCCCTGGCTCTATGTCAGCTCGACCAGCGAGCTCGCGCCCGACGAGGACCAGGGCATCGTGCTGTCGCTGACGAACTCGGCGCCATCAGCCACCCTCGAGCAGCGCCAGTTCTACGGCCAGCAGCTGTACGGCTTGATCGCCCAACGGCCGGAGACGCGCACCGTGTTCCAGATCGACACCTCGACGCAGGTGATCGGCGGCTGGGTTCTGAAGCCCTGGGATCAGCGCAAGGCAACGACCAAGACCTTGCAGCCGGAATTCCAGCAGCTCTTGAACGGCATTGCCGGCGCCCGCTCGGTCGCCTTCCAGCCCTCGCCGCTGCCGGGCAGCAACGGCCTGCCGATCCAGTTCGTGATCGGCAGCACCGGCACGTTCGGCGAGCTCAACGACGTGTCGCGCGATTTCATGGCCAAGGCGCTGGCGAGCGGCCGGTTCATCTTCCTCGACAGCGACCTGAAGATCGACAAGCCGCAGACCACCGTGGTGTTCGACCGCGACAAGGCCGCCGATCTCGGCCTCAAGATGAGCGATCTCGGTGGCGCGCTCGCGACCATGCTGGGCGGCAACTATCTCGATTATTTCAGCCTGGAAGGCCGCTCCTACAAGGTGATCCCGCAGGTCCGGCAGAACGATCGCCTGACCGATAGCCAGTTGCTCGACTATTCGATCCGCACCAGCGGCAATGCCATGGTGCCGCTGTCGACGGTGGCTCGGCTCGAGCACAAGACGATTCCCGAGTCGCTCAACCACTTCCAGCAGATCAACGCCGCGACCATCTCCGGCGTGGCGATGCCGGGCGTCGCGATGGGCGATGCGCTCGCCACCTTGAAGGACATTTCGAAGTCGCTCCCCTCGGGCTACTCGATCGACTATGGCGGCGCCTCGCGGCAGCTGGAGCAGGAATCCGGCGGCTTCGTCACCACCTTCGTATTCGCGCTGATCATCATCTTCCTGGCGCTCGCTGCGCTGTTCAACAGCTTCGTCGATCCGATCATCATCCTGGTGTCGGTACCGATGTCGCTGGCCGGCGCGCTGATCTTCATCAGCCTCGGCATCGGCGGCGCCAGCATCAACATCTACACACAGGTCGGTCTCGTCACGCTGATGGGCCTCGTCAGCAAGCATGGCATCCTGATGGTGGAGGTCGCCAACGAGCTGCGCGAACACGGCAAGGACCGCACCGAGGCGATCATCGAAGCCGCGACGGTCCGGCTGCGGCCGATCCTGATGACCACGGCGGCGATGGTGCTCGGCGTGATCCCGCTGATCACGGCAAGCGGCGCAGGCGCGGTGTCGCGCTTCAACATGGGCCTCGTGATCGCGACCGGGCTCGCGATCGGCACCTTGTTCACGCTGTTCGTGGTCCCCGTCGTCTATGCGCTGATCGCCCATCGCGGTGCCCCGGCAGAAGCGACGTCTCAGGCGGCCGGGGCGACGGTTGCTCCATAG
- a CDS encoding efflux transporter outer membrane subunit → MSGYVQLFRTCLGLVPRRGALPFPLGLVGCSVLLASCAAGPDFMSPDAPAATGYVAEHRLVATASAATPGGNAQSFASGSDLPGTWWALFHSRQINAFVEEAIRNHPDIEAAQLALRAARENALSQQGALFPQVSASGSAERTQASTTQNGQWPGQTSLYTLYGTSVSVSYALDLWGGTRRQVEAQQAQADYQAFKLEATYLALTANVVTAAITDASLRDQIAATEEIIKAETDQLGRIQRQFDVGAISKSDVLSQEATLAQAKATLAPLQKQLAQQRDQLMAYLGRLPSQDRGEHVSLAALKLPHKLPVSLPSALVRQRPDIRQAEATLHQATATVGVGIANLLPQVTLSGSYGASGPERLFSPTTIVWDAASSVSQKLIDGGTLYHTKEADVATFEQDLSLYKSTVITAFQNVADSLRAIQYDAEALKAQAAAEKATADSLAMAVEQFKSGAVPYANVINAQQSYLNARVSRIKSQATRFSDTSALFQALGGGWWNRQDETPAALPRANPGYFAGPTRNSQEAM, encoded by the coding sequence ATGTCAGGTTATGTCCAATTGTTTCGCACCTGTCTTGGGCTGGTCCCGAGACGCGGCGCGCTGCCCTTTCCGCTCGGCCTCGTCGGCTGCAGCGTGCTGCTCGCGTCCTGCGCCGCCGGCCCGGATTTCATGTCCCCCGATGCGCCGGCTGCGACCGGCTACGTGGCCGAGCATCGCCTCGTGGCGACCGCCAGCGCCGCGACGCCTGGCGGCAACGCCCAGAGCTTCGCATCTGGGAGCGACCTGCCCGGCACATGGTGGGCGCTGTTTCACTCCCGGCAGATCAACGCCTTCGTCGAGGAAGCGATTCGCAACCATCCGGACATCGAAGCCGCGCAATTGGCGCTGCGTGCGGCGCGCGAGAACGCGCTGTCGCAGCAGGGCGCGCTGTTTCCCCAGGTGAGCGCCAGCGGATCCGCCGAACGCACGCAGGCCTCGACCACCCAGAACGGGCAATGGCCCGGCCAGACCTCGCTCTACACGCTCTATGGCACGTCGGTGAGCGTCAGCTATGCGCTCGACCTGTGGGGCGGCACGCGACGCCAGGTCGAGGCCCAGCAGGCCCAGGCCGACTACCAGGCGTTCAAGCTGGAGGCGACCTATCTCGCGCTGACCGCCAATGTCGTGACGGCTGCGATCACCGACGCCTCGCTGCGCGATCAGATCGCGGCGACGGAAGAGATCATCAAGGCCGAGACCGACCAGCTCGGCCGCATCCAGCGCCAGTTCGACGTCGGCGCCATCTCCAAATCCGACGTGCTGTCGCAGGAAGCGACGCTGGCGCAGGCCAAGGCGACGTTGGCACCGCTGCAGAAGCAGCTGGCGCAGCAGCGCGACCAGCTGATGGCCTATCTCGGCCGGCTGCCGAGCCAGGACCGCGGTGAGCATGTCAGCCTTGCCGCACTGAAGCTGCCGCACAAGCTGCCAGTGTCGCTGCCGTCGGCGCTGGTCCGCCAACGTCCCGACATCCGGCAGGCCGAGGCCACGTTGCACCAGGCGACCGCGACGGTCGGCGTCGGGATCGCCAACCTGCTGCCGCAGGTGACGCTGTCGGGCAGCTATGGCGCGAGCGGACCGGAGCGGCTGTTCTCGCCGACGACGATCGTGTGGGATGCGGCCTCGAGCGTCAGCCAGAAGCTGATCGACGGCGGCACGCTCTACCATACCAAGGAGGCCGACGTCGCAACCTTCGAGCAGGATCTGTCGCTCTACAAGAGCACGGTCATCACGGCGTTCCAGAACGTTGCGGATTCGCTGCGCGCCATCCAGTACGACGCCGAGGCGCTGAAGGCCCAGGCCGCCGCCGAGAAGGCCACCGCGGACAGCCTCGCCATGGCGGTCGAGCAGTTCAAGAGCGGCGCCGTGCCCTACGCCAACGTCATCAATGCGCAGCAATCCTATCTCAACGCACGCGTCTCCCGCATCAAGTCGCAAGCCACGCGCTTCAGCGACACCTCGGCGCTGTTCCAGGCGCTCGGCGGCGGCTGGTGGAATCGCCAGGACGAGACGCCAGCAGCGCTGCCCCGCGCCAATCCCGGCTACTTCGCCGGCCCTACCCGCAATTCCCAGGAAGCAATGTAA
- a CDS encoding PadR family transcriptional regulator — translation MRHHHWKFGPSSWDDEERGWAHRGRHERHGFGESCEDVRLGGRGPGFGPRGAGLFERGGRRGGREEFGRGGGGRFFGPGDLRSLLLWLIGEKPRHGYELIKAVEQLVGGSYSPSPGSVYPILNLLEDMGQIEAAASEGGKKLFAITDAGRQALKDDEAAIEGLLSRLRIMARTMGGMRPPEQVLQTVQTLKMALKMHRPGWSDAESKRVSTILTRAIAEIQGDDDTAI, via the coding sequence ATGAGACATCATCATTGGAAATTCGGGCCTTCCAGCTGGGACGACGAAGAGCGCGGTTGGGCGCATCGCGGACGGCATGAGCGGCATGGCTTCGGCGAGTCCTGCGAGGACGTCCGCCTCGGCGGCCGCGGTCCCGGCTTCGGCCCACGCGGAGCCGGCCTGTTCGAACGCGGCGGACGTCGCGGCGGTCGCGAGGAGTTCGGGCGTGGCGGCGGTGGTCGCTTCTTCGGCCCCGGCGACCTGCGCAGCCTGCTGCTGTGGCTGATCGGCGAGAAGCCGCGCCATGGCTATGAGCTGATCAAGGCGGTCGAGCAGCTGGTCGGCGGTTCCTACTCACCGAGCCCCGGCTCGGTCTATCCGATCCTCAATCTGCTCGAGGACATGGGCCAGATCGAAGCCGCGGCGAGCGAAGGCGGCAAGAAGCTGTTCGCGATCACCGACGCCGGACGCCAGGCGCTGAAGGACGACGAGGCGGCGATCGAGGGCCTGCTCAGTCGGTTGCGCATCATGGCCCGCACCATGGGCGGCATGCGCCCGCCCGAGCAGGTGCTGCAGACGGTGCAGACATTGAAGATGGCGCTCAAGATGCACCGCCCCGGCTGGAGCGACGCGGAGTCGAAGCGCGTCAGCACCATCCTCACCCGGGCCATCGCCGAGATTCAGGGCGACGACGACACTGCAATCTGA
- a CDS encoding DUF3861 domain-containing protein produces the protein MPHSYAIEVADTSPRADGAAGPSYGFTFDSHDDLNAIVERVQRRGLFDENESKVFVTGLKLLGGVMLNHRGEPLFAELGPAFKQFMKTLKAGATQEAQA, from the coding sequence ATGCCTCACTCCTACGCCATCGAGGTGGCCGACACGAGCCCGCGCGCCGACGGCGCGGCTGGCCCCAGCTACGGCTTCACCTTCGACAGCCATGACGACCTCAACGCCATCGTCGAACGCGTGCAGCGCCGCGGCCTGTTCGACGAGAATGAGAGCAAGGTCTTCGTCACCGGACTGAAGCTGCTTGGCGGCGTGATGCTGAACCACCGCGGCGAACCGCTGTTCGCCGAACTCGGCCCTGCGTTCAAGCAGTTCATGAAGACGTTAAAGGCAGGCGCGACGCAGGAGGCGCAGGCTTAA
- a CDS encoding class III extradiol dioxygenase family protein — MAKIVGCITTSHVPAIGGAIAKGLQQDPYWKPFFDGFPHVRDWLAKVKPDVVVLVYNDHGLNFFLDKMPTFAVGAADSYSNADEGWGIPQTAPFKGDSELSWHLIEHLVKEDFDLTTCQEMAVDHAFTLPMALCWPDQKWPVRVVPVVVNTVQAPLPSAARCYKLGQALARAIQAWPKDQRVVVMGTGGLSHQLDGERAGFINKDFDEKFMASMVDDPAWATKYSTAELVELSGTQGVELLNWMVARGTLPEKVRKEHSNYHIPISNTATGLMVLEPA, encoded by the coding sequence ATGGCAAAGATCGTAGGTTGCATCACCACCTCTCACGTTCCCGCCATCGGCGGCGCGATCGCCAAGGGGCTGCAGCAGGATCCGTATTGGAAGCCGTTCTTCGACGGCTTCCCGCATGTGCGCGACTGGCTCGCCAAGGTCAAACCCGATGTCGTCGTGCTGGTCTATAACGACCACGGCCTCAACTTCTTCCTCGACAAGATGCCGACCTTCGCCGTCGGCGCGGCCGACAGCTACAGCAATGCCGACGAGGGCTGGGGCATTCCGCAGACCGCGCCGTTCAAGGGCGACAGCGAATTGTCGTGGCACCTGATCGAGCATTTGGTGAAGGAGGATTTCGATCTCACGACCTGCCAGGAGATGGCCGTCGATCACGCCTTCACCTTGCCGATGGCACTGTGCTGGCCGGACCAGAAATGGCCGGTGCGGGTCGTGCCGGTGGTCGTCAACACGGTGCAGGCGCCGCTGCCGTCGGCCGCGCGCTGCTACAAGCTCGGCCAGGCGCTGGCGCGGGCTATTCAAGCGTGGCCGAAGGACCAGCGCGTGGTGGTGATGGGCACCGGCGGACTGTCGCACCAGCTCGACGGCGAGCGCGCCGGCTTCATCAACAAGGATTTCGACGAGAAGTTCATGGCCAGCATGGTCGACGATCCCGCCTGGGCGACAAAATACTCGACCGCCGAACTGGTCGAGCTGTCGGGCACGCAGGGCGTCGAACTGCTGAACTGGATGGTGGCGCGCGGCACCTTGCCGGAGAAGGTCCGCAAGGAACATTCCAACTATCACATCCCGATCTCCAACACGGCGACGGGATTGATGGTGCTGGAGCCGGCGTAG